One Triticum dicoccoides isolate Atlit2015 ecotype Zavitan chromosome 5B, WEW_v2.0, whole genome shotgun sequence genomic window carries:
- the LOC119308621 gene encoding protein SMG7-like, with protein sequence MMTVPMDSTAVPPSRDLVQRLLKKNAELKSHLEKSAQSKVPSDPNIWLQMRENFEKMILADHDFCEKHEIEYILWQLHYKRIEEFRHHISSAGSAASQNGKNNANPDRIKRIKSAFRSFLSEASGFYHDLMFKIKSNYDLPLGYFSESPENASNPGKNDKRTADAKKALISCHRCLIYLGDLARYKGMFGDADSVRREYNAASNYYKEAASICPSSGNAHHQLAILASYSGNEVVAVYRYFRSLAADTPFSTARDNLILAFEKNRQGYAQLPSNNKVAIARTLPPRSAGRGRGRGEIRFQPKDVNTEAASKEREQSIPDTLKSFFVRFVRLNGILFTRTSLETFEELFDVVINDLKILLSSGPNEEFHFGSDAAENALVIVRLVAILIFTVHNVKKEPDNQSYAEIVQRRVLLQNAFTAAFEFVGHILKRCSELRDIASSFYLPAIVVYIEWLACHPELAADSEMDEKHANARSFFWNQCVLLMNKLILTDLASIDGDDDEACFFDMGVYEEGETGNRLALWEDFELRGFSPLVPAHIILDFSSKHTFGSDGSTKEKKARAQRILSAGKALLNFVQIDQLRIYFDPSSRKFVVAKEPPVFEAATSTHRSRNAPETNAVELEHEVGNKFDAVATNLGAMQSGAQLCSEGEDDEEIVFKPTASEKLPKVLTELPVNGYIQPLQMSTAGWPTIGGPVAIQSTASASGPGNCNVNESLPMSSGGWAFNGRREAISSNVSMSTTYEFVQPVEMATSSWASNGAPLVGPLNTMPTFSAAISDPRVSAAMVPHFGSPDYSKLLLEQEKLLMMGLNNVHLAGNGFPEQRFQGGPSGLQSMVYSPHVSVESAGNNTSLMHNQVKATEETIPSTSDSIVPSVAASGGMTINLTDAPVAVSKKNPVSRPSRPVGPPPGFNHITPKRHDDIMPFEKLQHQQIDDYSWLDGYQPSLERVHNSKAIYPDVATTSSAFTTPFPFPGKQQVSGVYTLGASEKTWQDFHLFDPAKQNMVQNHQQINQHSGQVAEKQPAKPIGSGRYLV encoded by the exons ATGATGACTGTTCCGATGGATAGTACTGCTGTTCCGCCATCGCGGGACCTCGTGCAGCGCCTCCTTAAGAAG AATGCCGAACTCAAAAGTCATCTTGAGAAGTCAGCACAGTCCAAAGTCCCATCAGATCCCAACATATGGCTTCAGATGCGTGAGAATTTTGAGAAAATGATTCTGGCAGATCATGACTTCTGTGAAAAGCATGAGATCGAGTATATTTTGTGGCAGTTGCACTACAAAAGAATCGAGGAGTTCAGGCACCACATTAGTTCTGCAGGTTCAGCTGCATCTCAGAATGGGAAGAACAATGCCAACCCTGATCGAATTAAGAGAATTAAGTCGGCCTTCAGGAGCTTCCTTTCAGAAGCATCGGGCTTCTATCATGACTTGATGTTCAAGATCAAATCCAACTACGACCTTCCTCTGGGTTACTTCTCGGAGTCTCCTGAGAATGCAAGCAACCCTGGCAAAAATGATAAGAGAACAGCTGATGCTAAGAAAGCCCTGATATCATGCCACCGTTGTCTCATATATCTTGGTGATTTGGCCCGCTATAAGGGTATGTTTGGTGATGCTGATTCTGTAAGACGTGAATATAATGCGGCTTCTAATTACTACAAGGAGGCAGCTTCAATCTGCCCTTCCAGCGGCAACGCACACCATCAG CTTGCAATATTAGCTTCTTACTCTGGCAATGAGGTGGTGGCTGTCTACAGATACTTTCGAAGCTTAGCTGCAGACACTCCCTTCTCCACAGCACGGGACAACTTGATTCTTGCTTTTGAGAAG AATCGCCAGGGCTATGCACAGCTGCCAAGCAACAACAAAGTTGCAATTGCTAGGACATTACCCCCACGGTCAGCTGGTAGGGGCAGAGGACGGGGCGAAATAAGGTTTCAGCCCAAGGATGTTAATACTGAAGCAGCTTCAAAAGAGCGAGAGCAAAGTATTCCTGATACACTGAAGTCCTTCTTTGTACGGTTTGTTAGGCTCAATGGAATTCTTTTCACAAGGACTAG TTTGGAAACATTTGAGGAACTGTTTGATGTGGTCATCAACGATCTGAAAATTCTCCTCTCTTCTGGTCCAAATGAAGAGTTCCATTTTGGTTCTGATGCTGCAGAGAACGCATTAGTTATTGTTCGACTTGTTGCAATCCTTATATTCACAGTGCACAACGTGAAAAAGGAACCAGATAACCAGTCATATGCTGAAATTGTCCAACGCAGGGTACTTCTTCAAAATGCATTTACAGCTGCTTTTGAGTTTGTTGGACATATTCTCAAAAGGTGCTCAGAACTTCGTGATATTGCATCAAGTTTCTATCTTCCAGCCATTGTGGTCTACATCGAATGGCTGGCATGCCATCCGGAGTTAGCTGCTGATTCGGAGATGGACGAGAAGCATGCGAATGCTCGATCTTTCTTCTGGAACCAGTGTGTCTTGCTTATGAATAAGCTCATCCTTACAGACCTTGCGTccattgatggtgatgatgatgaggcttGCTTTTTTGATATGGGCGTGTATGAAGAGGGTGAAACTGGCAATCGACTTGCATTGTGGGAAGATTTTGAATTAAGGGGATTTTCCCCCTTGGTGCCTGCACATATTATCTTGGATTTCTCAAGCAAGCACACATTTGGAAGTGATGGTAGCACCAAGGAGAAGAAAGCACGGGCACAACGGATACTTTCTGCAGGGAAGGCTCTACTCAATTTTGTTCAGATTGATCAACTGAGAATATATTTTGACCCATCTTCAAGAAAGTTTGTTGTGGCCAAGGAGCCTCCTGTTTTTGAAGCTGCCACCTCTACTCATAGATCTCGCAATGCACCTGAAACAAATGCTGTTGAGCTGGAACATGAAGTTGGTAACAAATTTGATGCAGTGGCAACTAATCTTGGAGCAATGCAGTCGGGAGCACAGTTGTGTTCCGAGGGAGAAGATGATGAAGAAATTGTTTTCAAACCTACAGCGTCTGAGAAGCTCCCAAAAGTACTTACCGAACTACCCGTTAATGGATATATCCAGCCTCTACAAATGTCTACTGCTGGGTGGCCAACAATTGGCGGACCAGTTGCTATTCAGAGTACTGCATCTGCATCAGGTCCTGGAAACTGTAATGTTAACGAGTCACTTCCCATGTCTTCTGGTGGTTGGGCTTTCAATGGCAGGCGAGAGGCTATTTCTAGCAATGTTTCAATGTCGACAACTTACGAATTTGTGCAGCCTGTTGAGATGGCTACTTCCAGCTGGGCAAGTAATGGTGCACCACTTGTTGGCCCTCTGAACACAATGCCTACTTTCTCAGCTGCCATCTCTGACCCGCGTGTATCTGCAGCAATGGTTCCACATTTTGGCAGCCCAGATTATTCAAAATTGCTCCTTGAACAAGAAAAACTCTTAATGATGGGATTAAATAATGTTCATTTGGCTGGAAATGGATTTCCTGAGCAGAGGTTTCAGGGTGGGCCGAGTGGATTACAGTCAATGGTATATTCTCCACATGTATCTGTTGAATCTGCGGGCAACAATACAAGTTTGATGCATAATCAGGTGAAAGCGACTGAAGAAACCATCCCATCCACTTCTGATTCAATTGTACCATCAGTAGCAGCATCTGGTGGGATGACAATCAATCTCACTGACGCACCTGTAGCTGTATCAAAGAAGAATCCTGTGAGTCGTCCATCAAGGCCCGTTGGTCCTCCTCCAGGATTTAATCACATCACTCCAAAACGCCATGATGATATTATGCCATTTGAGAAGCTGCAGCACCAACAGATCGATGATTACAGCTGGCTGGATGGCTACCAGCCATCACTGGAACGTGTTCATAACTCAAAAGCTATTTATCCTGATGTTGCCACTACCAGCAGTGCATTCACCACTCCCTTCCCTTTCCCTGGGAAACAGCAGGTTTCTGGGGTGTACACCTTAGGGGCCAGTGAGAAAACATGGCAAGATTTCCACCTTTTTGACCCTGCAAAGCAGAATATGGTTCAAAACCACCAACAAATTAATCAGCATAGTGGTCAAGTGGCTGAAAAGCAGCCGGCAAAACCTATTGGATCTGGCCGTTATCTTGTGTGA